The DNA window TCGTAGATGAGCTGACTCATGGTCTTTCCACAGTTTTATAATTGAAAGATTCTTGTTTTAGACAGATGGTTGTGTTGTTTTAACTGTTGTGAGGGTTAGATGAGATGGACTTCTAGGCTTATCTGTTTTGAAGATTACATGAGATGAGACGGGTCAGTATTCCTACAGAATTCCTATTAATTCAAATAACTGatttcagaaaattaagaaaactgacCTTATATTTGGAGTTTTGAAATATCTGGTTGTTAGCATTCATAATATTTCTAGAAGCAGGCCTAATAAATGCCCAAGAACATTTTCAATGCATTTacaaaaaaggatattttataaTAGTATAGTCATGTGTTACATAGTACAGCTTTAAACTATAAATGGAGTTGGTACAAATTCACAATAATGTGATATACACAGAGGATCTAAAGGTATAGTCTAGGACTGGATTCTTCATCACCAAGGTGCACCACTGCACTTGCTGGTAGCTGTCCGGGGGATGGTCCTGAGGATGCCCGAGACTGAGATGGTGACTGGCTACACGGGCATCGGTTCCACATTGTGGTGATAATCTAACACAACAGGAAACTGAATAAAATACTAACCTTTCTGACAACTACTTTGGAATTTTAAAGATCTCCAACAGCATCACTCCTGCTGAAAAGTGTACTTTGTCACCGACACAGTTCTACCCAGGAAGTAAGCTATGTTTCATGTTTATACCTCCTTCATGTCACAGGTTATAGCCGTTTTGGGAGGGGATAGGAAGTATACCTGGCAGAATaacatttatatacttttttataaagcaaaatttttatataaataacattatCTTTTTCCCTTGAAAACGAttatcttgtaaaaaaaaaaaaaaacaaaccctatgTGTAATTAAGATCTATCACATAGTTTGGGAAGAtggttaaaaaaatcacaattctTTAAGTAACagcttaaaaagaattttttctaaataatagtaattaggacaaaaaatttcatttaaaatagtacttcattttatattttcaaggaGGTAGTGATGTGTGTCGGTGGCAGAGGTCTCAAAATCGCTGAAGAAGGGAAATTTTTCTCTGGTAACATATGGACATAAACGTCAGTTAACTGGAATATCTATGGAATGTGTCGTTCTGGTTAATTACAGATTAACTGGCAGGCGCAGATTAACCAGCTGTAGTAACCATTATGGAAAGTACTTCCACCTTAAAGTGTGGAATAGGTAAGTAAGTTCATGGTTTTTGACATTAGAGGCATTTCAAGGGCTTTTCAAGTACGTTGCACTGAACAAGGATTGTAACTGAAGGTGCTACAGAACGTACAAGAAACGGAACTGTTTACGGATCTGGGACATcccctggaatttttaaaaaataaatattatccttgtatttattttttggtcatttgtctttttcttccgaAAGTTGAGTGTAACCGCGTTCTGGAACAAGGTTTCTAGTTAATTGAGGTTTTAACGTTATTTGTAAGGAATGGAGGTATTTATTGCAGCACAAAATATGAGCGCCTTGCTGCTGCCTTAAAGCAACGCGTCGGAACCGCAGTAGTGACCGCTGTtgcctctgtgcttcttggaccTTTTTTACTGGCCTCAGGGTTTTCTCACCCGTTCTAATCtcgggagggggagaaggaagactTGCCGTGTGAGGACTGAGTCCCCACTGGGTAGTACCACTAGCAGCTACCAGAGTGATGCccgtgtgccaggctctgcgctgagtacCTGCCACACGTTCTCACTTGTGTCTCGCGTCAGGCTGCGGTAAGTACTAACACCCACTTCACAGGCGGGGAAATGTCACGTTTAACAAGGTCGGTAAGGGGGGAGGCAGGATGAAAAGCCAGGTCTCTCCCTCCCGAATATCCGTGCCCTGACCCGCCGTGAGCTCGCTGTCCCACTGCCGTCTGGCATGTCAGCGGCAGGTCCCGCGCCTCGTCCACGGGCCACGCTGCAGCCCGCGGTCTTTCTCAAACAGCACGGGTTGGACTGCGCCAGTCCTGCCTCTGCCCACTTCTCCAGTCTCGTCTCGCACATCCCACACCAGAATGTGATTTCCTCGCCTCTGACACGGTGGAATCCTCAGCGCCTGGCACAAGGCAGGTGCTCCATCGGCACGTGGGATACACCCCAGGGCTGAGGCCGCACGAGGCTCCACGTCCACCTGTGGGCCACGGGAAGCAGCGTCCGCATGGTGGTGGCAGCGGGAGCCACAAGACACCCGCCCCGGTGCACTCCTTGCCTCTCACTGCGATCCTTTTcttaggaggaaagagaagagcagaggtAACACAGCCTACCTACGTGCTGCGTGTGCggagccagggaggggtgggggggccgggATCCTCGTCTCCGTCTCCGGGGCTACTTTCCAGGATGAGGGGTCGTGCTCCCGCCGGCCGGGAGGGGTCGCCCTCGGGCCGGAGCAGAGGCGCGGGCCTGTGGGGTCGCTCCCGCCGGCCGCGCGCGCAGGCGCGGAGCGCTCTTCCGGCGCCGCTCCGCCTCCGCCCGGCTTCCCCGCGGGGATGCTGCGGCTGGGCCGCGGGCTGAGGCGGCTCGGGTCGGGACGCGGGGCTGGAGACTCCGGCCGGCTCCCTTTAAGTGCGGAGATGCCCAAGAAAGCTGGTGCGACGAACAAGGCCAGTGGCAAGCCCCgtggcaggggagggtgggcggCGCGCGGGAGAGAGGCGGGCCCCGCGGGTGGGCGAGGGCCGCCGGCAGCCCGCGGCTCCCCGAGACCCGTCTGCCGGCTCTGAGGCCGGGTCCCCGCGCTCCCAGGGGGCCCGCCCCTCACGCAGGCTAGGCGCCCCCGCGGTCCCGGCACGGCCTGCGCCACCCGGCGTGGGAGGCTCGCGGCGGCGCCCCGGGCCCGACCGCCCTCCGCTCTGGGTCCCGGGCGGCGGGGGCTGAGCTCCTGGCGGGCACGCCGGCTGCGCACCTGCTGCCCCGGTCCAGGCATGGGAGGCTCTGCTAGAGAGCTACCTCCGtcgtcccttcctctctccccaatACACGCACACTTCCGGCCTAGTTGCTCGCGGACGGTCCTCACCTCGGGCTGCAGGGGATGCAGAGATGAGTTAGTAAGTGGTGTCTGCGCCTGGAGAACGGGGGATACAGCGCAGACGGTAGGAACCAGCGCTCAGGTGTGGAAGCCAGAGTCCCGGCCCCCCAAGGCAGCAACAAAACGCTCCGTTGGGCTGATTGGAGGGCTTCGTGGAAGAATTGATTTGGAATGCTTGGAAAACCTTTCCGGGTGGCCAGAAATCCCTGGACACGACTCATTCGTCTTGGTTAAGGGTGAAAGGGAGTAGAGGAAGGATCAGATGTGCGCAAACGTATTTTATAGCTTGTAAAGTTGTAGTGTGGTTGTTGTCGTTTTAGGGTAAAAGCCAGACCAAGGAGCCAGAGACACCACTTCCTCCCTTAGGTCCTGTGGCAGTTGATCCTAAAGGTTGTGTCACCGTAGCCATCCATGCCAAACCTGGTTCCAAACAAAACGCTGTAACAGGTACATctggccccgggggtgggggtcacgaaggggctggggctggggggggggttcTCCTCCATCCTCCCTTTGCCTTGGTTAGCGGAAAGTCGGTCTGTACAGTCAGGGTTTTCATATTCGTGATTGGAGGCTTCTCCGTTTTAAGATTCTAGATTCTAATGTAAAAGTGTAAGTAAATCCAGTGTCAAAAGTGAATATATGATATTTACAGCATACCAAGTGAGATGAACTAtcgtgtattttctttttttttaatacggtATTTTGAAAAGGACACACGCGGAAACACGTGCAGCCTAGAATTACTGCGTTTGTCCTATTTCAAAACTGGAGAcattagccagagaaagaaagaagagacattttGGTCGAGTTTAATGACCATTGGcccaaggaggaagagaaaacctGGTGTCTGAGAGTCCTGATCAGCAGCTCCTGTGTGGActtgttttaaaacaataaagaattttTCTGGGCCCAGTTCTTTTCATCTATGGGAGACGATACTGGACTAGGAAGCTTTCAGGCTATTCCCTGGAGCCCAAAAGGTGCCTCGGGGGTGTTTTAGGTGGACAAGGGGAGGCCAGCAGGCAgctatgtttacatttattttaaatgctggGAGCCCAGGGGAACTTCTGTGGGTGCAGAgccggggaggtggggaagggctgTATTCCGAATGAGAAGTCTGAAAACTGTTGATCTGAATTATTTTGAAGGTCTTTTTAACCTCTAAAGctccttcttttttgttgttttgttttgttttgtttttacactttggaaaacaagacCTCAGAATTGGGGTACTAGGCTGTGGTTTGTGCCGGTGGCCGTGTTAGTCTGCCTTTTCTGAGTAGTTGTTGTGGACCCTGTCTCGTGTCAGCATACCATGTTTCATCGCGTCTGAGATGCCGTCAGCTAGAAGGTGCACAGGTATTTTGTGTACCAGCAAGACAAAATCCGTACGAACGCTTTCTTTTCCGTCCGTTGTGAGACGTGTCTGGATTTGAAAGGTACTAACGCAGCGCACGGTGACAGGCCAGGCGGCGGGCTGTTGTACGAGATTCTGTGGCTGTGTGGTTGACACAGGCAAGGCGTAAGCATGTGAAAACGCCTGAGAATCCCTACGTGGGGGACCAGGTTCAGCCCACTTGAGAACTACTGTGAGAACTCCGCTCTCGGAAGGACAGTGGAGTGGGCTGCAGGCGGGCCGCTCTTTATAGAGGCTGTACTGATGGGGGTCACGGCCACTGTGCAGACTGGCCCTGGAGTTCAAAGCATGTAGCCAAACGACTTTGAGTTACAGCATCACTTTGTCAccgggtgaccttgggcacatcttGACTTCGGTTTCCTCGTTtgtaaactggggataataaTGGTATGAATATCTTCTTCGTGAGGTTCTTACGAGGATTAAACAAGTTAATATCTGTGAAGTCCCTAAAACGCGTGTGCCCTCAAGTTACCGTGCGCAAGTGCTgtgtaaatgtttaaatgttgcACCTTAAAGACATGAAACAGGCATTTCACGCGAGCCGAACCAGGCCAGTCCTCTCCTTTCCTGAGCCCCGAACAACCCTTGTCCAGTGCAGCGAGCTGCCTCCGTCCCGCTTCCTTTGTGACACTGCTGACCCAGCCTGACCTTGCCTTGGGGTTCGTCCTGCCACCCCACGCAGTTTCCAGTAGCCTACATCCAGGACACTGCCCAGGGTTCTGAGCTTCTCTTGATCAGCAGGATGGGGGTAGATGTAGACTTTCTGTGGATTTCTTTCCTGAAGTGGTGAGGGCTTATTTATCATGTTTGTGTACCCTAAAGCTTGAGTAGTTTGCTCGTTCATTTCTTTGTGCAATAGTTATTCATTGgaaacctactatgtgccaggtgaaTGCAAACTCTTTTACAAAATAGCTTCACCTCTTGAAGAAAAACAACTCCTTAAGGGTCAAGTCCACACTGATCTCATTCCAGACTTGACACCTGAAGCTGTGAGTGTGGCCATTGCTGCGCCTCCGTCGGAAGGAGAGGCTAATGCCGAGCTCTGTCGCTATCTTTCCAAGGTCTTAGAACTCCGCAAGAGCGATGTGGTTCTGGAGAAGGtaggtctctctctcaaaacagcttGATTATTACATGTCAGATATTACTATGTTaatgctgatttttcttttccaaatcatTGAAAAAACTCTCATTCATTTCCTCACGAAACTATGTGAATTCTGTTTAGTTTCCTCCATTCCTGCTGCCTCAGCCCTTACTCAGAGTGACCACGCTCTGTATGTCTAGTCCTTAGTTGCCACCATCTCGAGCATTTTCCTCTTCCCACATGTTTTCCTGTATCTGCTGGCAGATTGATTTTGTCTCCTCTTTCATCATCATTCTAAAAATCTGAAAGGGTTCCTGTTGCTTATCGTCTCCATTAGTGAGTCTGTCAGGTGTTTCTGGTCTCCCCACGTTATCCTTGCTCCCCGGAAAAGCTGATTAGGAAGAGAGGCCAGATGAAGTTATTCACACGACGGGTTTGCTCTAGGGGTAGATATCAAAATCACCTGGCATTGATTTCTAAAACACAGGTTCCTGGACATCTCTAGACTTACTCAAAAATAGACTTGGCAGGAGTAAGACCCAAGCATGTTTATGTTTCTTAAAGCTCAGTTTGTTTTCTCGTGATACACTCTCTAGATCTAGGTCCCAGCTGGCATTCAGAGTCCTTGGTTAATAGGCTGCATCTGAAAATTCTCCCATCAGGCCACTACCCTCGATACATCCCCCTTGTGTTGCAGGAAACTCCTGACTCTCTGCCAGTGCCCTGACATCTGCCTGAAGGGGACTTCCCACTCCTCTGCTAGTCCAGCTTCTACCCCTAGAGATAGATAATCCCTGCTCACATTTTACCTTCTTTAAAGGATGTTTCAAAACGAGTATTATAGCATTTGCTTTTCGTTTGGAGTTTTCAGAAATGTGGAACAGAGAGAACAGCAATTTGTTTGGAATTATTTTTACacaaagtttatatataaaattgcaATATTCgttttggtaatttaaaaaataattttaacttttaatttcgacaaagaagttatttaaaaacagagCATTCTACATCTGGACTCTATTCATTTTGAAATTGTAATGCCAATTCTTATTATTACAGAAATTGATACATGAATGTAAAATCCCTAGATCTGGAGTGCAAAAATTGGTAGAAGGTGGAATCTGAGCTAATCTGTGTTGAAATCAGAAATGACCGGGAGAAAGCGATGGCTAAGCTGTCAGGACAGCCCCAGGCCACCACGCTGGCCCCATGAGGACACTGCCACGATGGGTGCCTCTGAGGTCTGCTGTCTCGGGGTTATCCTGAcaccattttctccttttggtcCAGGGTGGTAAATCTCGTGAGAAAGTGGTGAAGCTTTTGGCCTCCACAACTCCAGAAGAGATCTTGGAGAAATTAAAGCAGcaagtggaaaagaaataaaagccagttTTGAGAAAAACACATCCTTGGAAAGCTTTTTTTATTGGTATTAATGGAGAGGctgttaaataagaaaatatatttcagtgcACAAAAGaacgtggaaaaaatacatgtttaacaACAGAACGCAAGAATAGGAATTTAAAAGTACTCTACGTTCAATATAGGTTCTAAAATCCCTGACCCCAGCTTGGAGTATGTTACTCTGATTTTGTGGCATCACAAAATAAGAGAGCTGGAAAAGTTGTTTAGGATGACCTCACTCAGTCCGTTTCGTTCTGTGACGGGGCTTCTGATGTCCCGAAGTTGAGAGAGTTCTTCGGGATCTCATGGCGCAGGGTGGCAGCTGGAACCCGATCCCTGGACTCCTGGTTGGATGCGGTTCATCGTGATTGTGAATTAAAGTGCTATTTCTGCGGCCACCTCAGGGTTCCGAGGATTGCCTTCAGGTCCAGCTCACAGGTGACAGAAGAAGACCTGTCACACTGCTTTGTGCTcttagtttgtattttaaaaggcgTATCTAAATACGAAAatgctttctgtgtctttttaaaactctgtggAGCATTTTgtgaaaaagtaaacaagaacAACTAAGACTTGTAATTTCGGGGAAGTCACTGACTTTTCGTCCTCCTTGGATGGTAGCTGTAGTCTTCAAATCTGGTATTTCTGAAGACTCTCCAGAGAGCCTTAAGAGAGAGGACCTGGCAGCTATTCTCAGTATTGGTAAAGGCCTGTCAGAAATCATATGTATATTCAAGCTTCAAAAGCGAGTAATAAAGATcttgtttttaaatctccaatGCAAATTATAGTGATTTGGTAAAGGTACATAATTTCATTACCTTTGCCGATCAGAACCAAAGCAGTTGTGTGCTTTTGTCCAAGTACCTGAGAAAATGTACGGggaaacaaaaatctttaaaaatacaaattccacAAAGAaggaacaataataaaaattgttgATGGCGAAAGGGCTGGGAAACAGTCATCTGGTCAACTCTTACTCTGTGGATAGGAACCAAGGAGAAGGTCACGGTCAGTATTAATGGCAGAGCATGGGTCCCACTCCACGGCCTTCTTTTCTAAGCCATTATGTCATACTGCCTCCAGATGTGTCTCCCTTGGACCTGGTCTTGGCTTAAGAACAAGTAGCAGAAACCCAACTCCATCTGGCTTACGTGATAAAGATTCACTGGCCTGATACCTGGCAAGTCCAGAGGCAGCAGCTCAGTGTCATCATAAAGGACCCACTGCAGCTGACAGCGCCCGCTTCAGCCTCGTGCCCACTTGGAGGCAAAAAGGCAGCAGCCCTAGGCCTCACGTCCACgtgccgcccccgccgcccccccccccccccccgccggcagGAAAAGACGCCAATGCCACTAGGAAGAGCGGGCTCCCGCTCGGCTTCCCCCCACTCCTtggtggttggggtgggggagaaccaGAGGATGGGTTGCCACCCTCGTGGTGTTTCAGGTTCCAAACACAGGTGGTTCCTTAACTGTAGTGcagaatataaatgtaaaaacccACCGGGGCCCCCACTACAGAATTTTCAAATGCATGTGACTAGGgcctaaaaattttaagaagctgGATTTTCAGTTTACGTCCAAGAGGTGGCACCATAATGCAGCGGCAGAAAGCCGCTTCGTTAATCTGAAGTGAGCAGTGCTAGTAGGAAGTCTCCGTAGTGCCCGCCAGTGTCCCACACTCTTCTGTCTGGTCTGGGAGACATTTCTTAGGCTTATACCCTCATTCCCTGAGTTCAGTTCAGGCCAGGGTGTGTGAACTGCCCTCTACTCGGCTGGGTACTCAGGAGTCTGGCTCAGTGCTTTAGTGGAGTCAGCATGGTCTTAAGTTTGTCTCCCTTAATTCTGCCGCTTTCAGAAATCCCATTTAGTTGGTGATTGAAAATGGAATTGGGCTGGAAAATTAGCAAGGAATTCATTTCGAAACAAGATACCAATTTATTAATTTGAGTGAAGAACACACCTGCCAAACAGACTGTATAGTGGGATCCTCCAGCTAGAACATTCTGTCACTTTGGGAAGTCTCTTGACGAAGCCAGTCAGCATCTGAAGAGCGCTTGGAGAGCCTGGGATCAgaaccaggggagggaggagggcggagCAGGGAGCTCTGACCATCTGCGATAGACCCATTCTGtctcctcagcccctctcctgggACAACTCTGGACACTGATGCTCCCtttttccaggctctgagaagacTACCTACTTCTGTCCACGTGGGCTGTCCTCAGACAATCCTCAGAATTCAACTGATACGGTTCTCAGCATTTTCTAATCCTTTTCTAGGTGAGTGCCACAGGATCCATCTAGCCCCCTTGCTGTTAGAGTCAGCGGGGGAGAACCCCCAAAGTTGGCAGCAGTTTGTATAGACTCTGTGGTCATTTCTACATGAAACTTCTCCACGATGTGGCTTTACTGTCACAGTGGCTTTCACATGGTTTCAGAGCCTTATGTTTCTCTAGAGATACCTGGGTGGGTTGGAGAGCCATGGAGAATAAGGGAGGGAGTCACGTCAACGTGACTCTAAGCCTTTAGCCCTCTTCCAAagctgtgctgtcagtgtggcgGCTGCTAGGCACATGTggttactgagcacttgaaatgtggctgatcagttgttttttttttttaatgaaagcatcACGGAAATAAAGGCCACGTTGGAAACACAAAAAAGGTTGAAAATACGGCATAGAATTTGGGGGGCAGGATAGAAGGAGGTGagcaaacaaaggaaaatgtCAGATCTAGAAGTCAGGAAGGGGCAGTCAACAGACATAACTGGGGTCCTGAAAAAGAACCCCCCCCAAAATGGAGCAGAACAAAGATTTcaagataaaatgaagaaaatattgaaaaaataaaatatgaatttaaggAATAAAAGGTGCAGTGTCCCAGGGGAAATACGGACAAATGGTTGACAAGGAGATACAACCTAGTAA is part of the Neofelis nebulosa isolate mNeoNeb1 chromosome 7, mNeoNeb1.pri, whole genome shotgun sequence genome and encodes:
- the C7H15orf40 gene encoding UPF0235 protein C15orf40 homolog isoform X2; amino-acid sequence: MLRLGRGLRRLGSGRGAGDSGRLPLSAEMPKKAGATNKGKSQTKEPETPLPPLGPVAVDPKGCVTVAIHAKPGSKQNAVTDLTPEAVSVAIAAPPSEGEANAELCRYLSKVLELRKSDVVLEKANQLQREKLHPVC
- the C7H15orf40 gene encoding UPF0235 protein C15orf40 homolog isoform X3 is translated as MLRLGRGLRRLGSGRGAGDSGRLPLSAEMPKKAGATNKGKSQTKEPETPLPPLGPVAVDPKGCVTVAIHAKPGSKQNAVTDLTPEAVSVAIAAPPSEGEANAELCRYLSKVLELRKSDVVLEKETPDSLPVP
- the C7H15orf40 gene encoding UPF0235 protein C15orf40 homolog isoform X1, with product MLRLGRGLRRLGSGRGAGDSGRLPLSAEMPKKAGATNKGKSQTKEPETPLPPLGPVAVDPKGCVTVAIHAKPGSKQNAVTDLTPEAVSVAIAAPPSEGEANAELCRYLSKVLELRKSDVVLEKGGKSREKVVKLLASTTPEEILEKLKQQVEKK
- the C7H15orf40 gene encoding UPF0235 protein C15orf40 homolog isoform X4, which translates into the protein MLRLGRGLRRLGSGRGAGDSGRLPLSAEMPKKAGATNKGKSQTKEPETPLPPLGPVAVDPKGCVTVAIHAKPGSKQNAVTDLTPEAVSVAIAAPPSEGEANAELCRYLSKVLELRKSDVVLEKKSHLVGD